The following proteins are co-located in the Purpureocillium takamizusanense chromosome 10, complete sequence genome:
- a CDS encoding uncharacterized protein (EggNog:ENOG503P38A~COG:A~BUSCO:EOG092646C6): MAAAADAQAAQMPFIKNLASSDRKLRTQSLSALQSFLATRPPLAAADAAKLWTGLYYALWMTDRPRPQQALAADLAALVLTSLRDPRCAAPWLRGFWAVLSAQWPRVDALRMDKFLLLVRRVFAAQLRWVRERGYCDAAAAEDDDDEKTKEEDYKEGRDPVEDVLRVLEQCAFDVDEESRTALGLRLHVLDLWVDELEREGCLAPLTTTTSSAGEQQQDARGAAFVARVGDMVERLRRSPVKSVRARAQESYLDARLPWGTADADEGDDDENMADAAVDDDDDSEDGWGGIQD, from the exons atggccgccgccgcggacgcccAAGCGGCGCAGATGCCGTTTATCAAGAACCTGGCCTCGAGCG ACCGCAAGCTCCGCACGCAGTCCCTCTCGGCGCTGCAGTCCTTCCTCGCcacgcgcccgcccctcgccgccgccgacgccgccaagctcTGGACGGGGCTCTACTACGCCCTCTGGATGACggaccgcccgcgcccgcagcaggccctcgccgccgacctcgccgccctcgtgctCACCTCCCTGCGCGACCCGCGCTGCGCGGCCCCCTGGCTGCGCGGCTTCTGGGCCGTCCTGTCCGCGCAGTGgccgcgcgtcgacgccctgcgcaTGGACAAGTTCTTGTTGCTCGTGCGCCGCGTCTTTGCCGCGCAGCTGCGCTGGGTGCGCGAGCGGGGGTActgcgatgccgccgccgccgaagatgatgatgatgagaagaccaaggaggaggactaCAAGGAGGGCAGGGATCCTGTAGAGGACGTGCTGCGTGTCCTCGAGCAGTGCGccttcgacgtcgacgaggagtcCCGCACCGCGCTCGGCCTGCGCCTGCACGTGCTCGACCTctgggtcgacgagctggagcgcgAGGGCTGCCTCGCCCCGCTGACAACGACGACTTCCTCGGctggagagcagcagcaggatgcccggggcgcggcattcgtcgcccgcgtcggcgacatggtggagcgcctgcgccgtAGCCCCGTCAAGAgcgtccgcgcccgcgcccaggAGAGCTATCTCGACGCGCGCCTGCCGTGGGGCACCGCTGAcgctgacgagggcgatgacgatgagaACATGGCTGATGCTGCggttgacgatgacgacgactccGAGGACGGTTGGGGCGGCATCCAAGACTGA
- a CDS encoding Signal peptidase I (COG:O~EggNog:ENOG503P3WQ) has product MSTKRITKEFAEASQSPPPNFSISLPPSQSLHTWHVVVSPPPPSPYHPGRFALLLTLPADYPFKPPQLRFATRIYHPNVTNDSLGNVCLAVLKPDQWKPSTKIAAVLDAVRNLLLEPQPDDPLEDRIADEFRNDRDAFDRNARLHTQKYAMGGEPVFPPAP; this is encoded by the exons ATGTCGACCAAGCGCATCACCAAG GAATTCGCCGAAGCCTCCCaatcccctccccccaacttctccatctccctccccccctcgcAGTCCCTCCACACctggcacgtcgtcgtctcccctcccccgccctccccctACCACCCGGGCCgcttcgccctcctcctcaccctccCCGCCGACTACCCCTTCAAGCCGCCCCAGCTCCGCTTCGCCACCCGCATCTACCACCCCAACGTCACAAACGACTCCCTCGGCAACGtctgcctcgccgtcctcaagCCCGACCAGTGGAAGCCCTCCACCAagatcgccgccgtcctcgacgccgtccgcaacctcctcctcgagccaCAGCCCGACGACCCTCTCGAGgaccgcatcgccgacgagtTCCGCAACGACAGGGACGCCTTTGACAGGAACGCCAGGCTGCATACCCAAAAGtacgccatgggcggcgagcccgtctttccgcccgcgccctgA
- a CDS encoding uncharacterized protein (EggNog:ENOG503P3XA~COG:E) produces the protein MATSTTSSPGGRGPLAAVRDIDHLVLTCADVSATLAWYTTHLGMEATSFTSEADDRPSVTRHALRFASGTRKINLHQRGREFEPKAATALPGTADLCFVVDDAVDLAAAARGFEDAGVTVLEGGAVVGRTGARGGRIRSVYVRDPDGNLIELSQYVE, from the exons ATGGCAACATCCACCACGTCCAGTCCCGGGGGCCGcggccccctcgccgccgtccgggACATCGACCACCTGGTGCTCACCTGCGCCGACGTCTCCGCGACGCTGGCCTGGTACACGACGCACCTGGGCAtggaggcgacgagcttcACCTCCGAGGCGGACGACCGGCCGTCGGTGACGCGACACGCCCTGCGCTTCGCCTCGGGCACCCGCAAGATCAACCTGCACCAGCGGGGGCGCGAGTTCGAGCccaaggccgccaccgccctgcCCGGCACCGCGGACCTgtgcttcgtcgtcgacgacgccgtggacctggccgccgcggcgcgcggcttcgaggacgcgggcgtcaCGGTGCTGGAGGGGGGTGCCGTGGTGGGCAGgacgggggcgaggggggggaggatcAGGAGCGTCTATGTGCGGGACCCGGATGGGAACTTGATTGA GCTGTCTCAGTACGTCGAGTAG
- a CDS encoding uncharacterized protein (COG:U~EggNog:ENOG503NXKS): MNSAMAIAPPDDGRATRPRSGSNRQVSLYASRIRPGVTPLALDRPNAGQRVPRVPDLPSLPVSPRWDSLSNGAHLVNRTSTSSRSPPSPYDLPRDPQSHQPIASPMRPGVGPIPSPRDALAGTPSPRSGSPPVPLTAKSSFADLRPADSSGGGGGGVVVENFSRPRKQSIIRQAAAYSDCAAAASEPAVPSLANKPPTMAMTAITTAPNLLLQDQGPHTPPPWHHRPRRVSASSCRSLSTFSSPRPPVNAELFEHRPPRPRQATGPPLTGARPPFAPSRADGSVPGAPGPGGAPPPWLAGDELRSSFRSQLTASSAPGTAATERSSVLTKDSSVASLDASDEPSLEDVMGMYEKGFADDEDEDDDNNDYNRRDATNTIDDAAAADSSDSPVRDAAIDAADFPALEEPEEASILIDDSNDFELEPSPPNVGSTLDAEIRQSRMIFTSPDFTSSVPAISGSADSHIPEKRDSAKSLDSELSGSAPIDAVKPSFVAMTSDVSSPVPSPARSRAPSPSPSPSPSPSPLPLLPVEPEDPGSRDRYGFKKQNQFITRQQYDSWNKDYSQYLARRRKKWVAYLKDCALMTDRPIRFPSPNAKTKRFVRKGIPPDWRGAAWFYYAGGPAILAKHSGLYEKLLSTSAKQIDIEAIERDLHRTFPDNIQFKPSAKFDVSSNSDRASRSTTTESTSSDSGHRGPPGSEGEPPIITSLRRVLHAFAVYNPRIGYCQSLNFLAGMLLLFVETEEQCFWLLNVITIIYLPGTHEMSLEGSKVDLGVLMTELRDTMPAVWDKIGSELDGAPGPRPGTSKSLRKATIPLMKRRDQSSLSTERLPPITLCMTAWFMSCYIGTLPIETTLRVWDVFFYEGSKTLFRIALAIFKTGEAEIRAVSDPMEMFGVVQALPRRMLDANALMETCFKRRNGFGHLSQGTIDERRQERRDKVQQEKVQQLRGATAVPGSERAMPRKGTIFSKKRGDASILRPAEV; the protein is encoded by the coding sequence ATGaactcggccatggccatcgcaccccccgacgacggccgcgccacGCGCCCTCGGAGCGGCAGTAACCGCCAGGTTTCTCTCTATGCCTCGCGTATCAGACCCGGCGTCAccccgctcgccctcgacagACCCAACGCGGGGCAGCGAGTCCCAAGGGTGCCCGACCTTCCTTCGTTGCCCGTCTCCCCCCGCTGGGACTCGCTCTCCAACGGGGCCCATTTGGTGAACCGCACTTCGACGTCGTCCCGGAGCCCTCCCTCACCCTACGATCTTCCTCGGGACCCCCAATCCCATCAGCCCATTGCCTCACCCATGCGGCCCGGAGTCGGGCCAATACCGTCTCCAAGAGACGCATTGGCCGGCACTCCGTCACCGCGCAGtgggtcgccgcccgtgccacTGACGGCCAAGTCATCGTTTGCCGATCTGCGGCCggccgacagcagcggcggcggcggcggtggcgtcgtcgtcgaaaaTTTCTCCCGACCCCGGAAGCAGAGCATCATCCGCCAGGCCGCAGCCTATTCCGactgtgcggcggcggcgtcggagccTGCTGTGCCGTCGCTGGCAAACAAGCCACccaccatggccatgacggccatcaccaccgcccccAACCTATTGCTGCAAGACCAGGGCCcccacacgccgccgccctggcaccaccggccgcgccgcgtctcggcgtcgtcctgcAGGTCCCTGTCGACGTTttcgtcgccacggccgcccgtcAATGCTGAGTTGTTTGAGCATCGGCCTCCCCGCCCCAGACAGGCTACTGGGCCTCCCCTGACGGGGGCTCGGCCCCCCTTCGCGCCCAGCCGCGCTGACGGTTCCGTGCCTGGTGCCCCCGGCCCCGGtggggcgccgccaccctggCTCGCCGGGGATGAGCTGCGTTCCAGTTTCAGATCCCAACTCACTGCCTCGTCAGCTCctggcacggcggcgaccgagCGCAGTAGCGTTCTTACAAAGGACAGCTCAGTCGCCTCGCTCGACGCTAGCGACGAGCCCAGCTTGGAAGATGTTATGGGCATGTACGAAAAGGGctttgccgacgacgaggacgaggacgacgacaacaacgatTACAACCGACGAGACGCGACCAATACGATTGACGacgcagccgctgccgatAGCTCCGACTCCCCCgtgcgcgacgcggcgaTTGACGCGGCTGACTTCCCGGCGCTCGAGGAACCTGAAGAAGCGAGTATCTTGATTGACGACTCCAACGACTTTGAACTCGAACCGTCCCCTCCCAACGTCGGCTCCACGCTGGATGCCGAGATTCGGCAGTCCAGGATGATATTCACCAGTCCAGACTTTACATCGTCGGTCCCTGCCATATCCGGCAGTGCCGACTCCCACATACCCGAGAAGCGCGACTCGGCCAAGTCGCTCGACTCGGAGCTGTCTGGCTCGGCGCCAATCGACGCAGTGAAGCCCAGTTTCGTGGCCATGACCTCTGACGTTTCGTCTCCCGTGCCCTCTCCTGCTCGCTCCCGGGCACcttcgccttcgccctcaccctcaccctctcCGTCACCGTTGCCTCTGTtgcccgtcgagcccgaggacCCCGGGTCCCGCGACCGGTACGGCTTCAAGAAGCAGAACCAATTTATCACGAGGCAACAGTATGACTCGTGGAATAAGGACTACTCCCAATACCTTGCCCGCAGACGCAAGAAGTGGGTTGCTTATCTCAAGGATTGTGCGCTCATGACGGACCGACCTATTCGCTTCCCGTCGCCGAATGCCAAGACAAAAAGATTTGTGCGCAAGGGCATTCCGCCAGACTGGCGCGGTGCTGCCTGGTTCTATTATGCCGGAGGCCCGGCCATCCTTGCCAAGCACTCGGGCCTGTACGAGAAGCTCCTGTCCACGAGCGCCAAGCAAATCGACATCGAGGCCATTGAGCGGGATCTGCACCGCACGTTTCCCGACAACATCCAGTTCAAGCCTTCGGCCAAGTTCGACGTGTCGTCAAACAGCGACCGAGCGAGccgctcaacgacgacggagtCGACATCTAGCGACAGCGGCCACCGCGGACCGCCGGGCTCGGAGGGGGAaccgcccatcatcacctcCCTGCGTCGCGTGTTGCATGCTTTTGCCGTGTACAATCCGCGCATCGGCTATTGCCAGAGCCTCAACTTCTTGGCAGGCATGCTTCTTCTCTTTgtggagacggaggagcagTGTTTCTGGCTGCTCAACGTAATCACCATCATCTACCTTCCGGGGACGCATGAGATGAGCCTCGAAGGCTCTAAAGTGGACCTTGGCGTCCTCATGACGGAGCTGAGGGACACGATGCCTGCCGTGTGGGACAAGATTGGGAGTGAGCTGGACGGTGCCCCCGGGCCACGGCCGGGAACGAGCAAGTCGCTCCGCAAGGCCACGATTCCGCTCATGAAGCGACGCGACCAGTCCAGTCTCTCGACGGAGCGGCTACCGCCTATCACGCTGTGCATGACGGCGTGGTTCATGAGCTGCTACATCGGGACCCTGCCAATCGAGACGACGCTTCGCGTATGGGACGTGTTCTTCTACGAAGGATCCAAGACGCTGTTCCGCATCGCGCTTGCCATCTTCAAGACTGGCGAGGCGGAGATTAGGGCCGTTTCGGACCCAATGGAGATGTTTGGTGTGGTACAGGCGCTCCCGCGGCGCATGTTGGACGCGAACGCACTCATGGAGACTTGTTTCAAGCGGCGCAACGGGTTCGGACACCTGAGTCAGGGCACGAttgacgagcgccgccaagaGCGACGCGACAAGGTGCAACAAGAAAAGGTGCAACAACTCCGAGGCGCGACAGCCGTTCCGGGGTCAGAGAGAGCGATGCCTCGAAAGGGCACCATTTTCAGCAAGAAACGCGGAGACGCCTCGATACTGCGGCCTGCAGAGGTCTAG
- a CDS encoding uncharacterized protein (TransMembrane:1 (o913-931i)~EggNog:ENOG503P1J5), translated as MGLTDGGQAPGAGRTSGSRSASNELHVRHEGRKPLFGGNKSSTLRDDSSRAGESPRLASRFAVGPTTRQPLNAERRTNSEPQTSRERRDSNSNASVSSSGGTRIPRPSSATFRQRRPLSLSEAFRLAEDEERAAQGVDGSPSPAPRTWRAKSGQDEVKQREQLGHDHLDTKARSKQSEKPTSSLYSRERFEELKSRARQGLGAATGPDSSDSLNIPALVPGIEDVPIRSIETDDRPAGRSPLRSAKNRSPHKSFGWGDFDEDFTGGDLQISDSPRIKVGSNKPFAHRPSLISSEEKLAIRSPTRLTQPGSHNTKLDEIRDRERELTSKVLAEGPQPRQRNSHLDEIRAREKLAEQQIPVPNRNLPRPKNTKLDDIRQRENEGLSRKAWAAARLEEIREQNSMSRSLSPEEARPQSSGEVQAKTPGRIATRSKSTYEGGGERIPDTPVTVYKNQRTTGLVARAEPSTAAGGGPATENPDKNSDSYDWLRRLARATSESPLPEAEGKQKAERKPEQPRSEQDTADDRLPKPVPSRRPSSDERKPALSTTTNGRNDNPRLTVGFAGIPREQSSDSAKSKRSSLHSDQDPTDRYDSEMKLFAPHDNHSERGSVRAPSPPPESDVEDKVTEATPKPPRPDPLTMPTPKVTGAYVETPATMKVDRLPEDATIPNAAGGKVQPLAIFGDKKAGIARRSQDYDSASDPGVGDKRDSEATTTKRRPRSRSLPRRRPPLKNSAKPPSVRDDLLELQRMHNIDDSTMDDLEDILTGRKAASPKLEQILKEIPPSADKPTVKRESTEEVAPPSKKVSSDEDEAEGESALFDRLTQRLRTGLLGIRSAKMGIERLEDRFTHAEKRSSSPGPDATKTQAVTQPTKGNMYTKPAKHDEQCPDCLAKPGPEASYIHLPIPRLYTTTPQFRFTLIGLVLFILSIWYAAESAMCARYCRPTSCSPSKPCIFSYDDPTFGSALPVKLDQWTTGGHGRELVAWAAEELGDWAADVEDALRGRHITDVPLQGMPTEQRRRHRRRLLKKGFLRPPPDPTPEQQATWDSWRQTRLARERAEEAREMGYEVAADEFEYAAAVGDDQPAWD; from the coding sequence ATGGGGCTCACCGATGGGGGCCAGGCGCCCGGAGCAGGACGCACAAGCGGATCGCGATCTGCTTCAAACGAGCTTCATGTCAGGCACGAGGGGAGAAAGCCGCTGTTCGGGGGCAACAAGAGCAGCACTCTCAGGGACGACAGCAGCCGGGCCGGAGAGTCGCCGCGGTTGGCATCAAGATTTGCCGTCGGCCCTACCACGCGACAACCTCTCAATGCCGAGCGACGCACCAACTCGGAGCCACAAACGTCGAGGGAACGGAGAGACAGCAATAGCAATGCCAGTGTCTCGTCTTCGGGCGGCACGCGCATCCCACGACCGAGCAGCGCCACGTTccgacagcggcggccgttgtCGCTCTCCGAGGCGTTCAGactggccgaggacgaggaaagggccgcccagggcgtcgatggcTCGCCCAGTCCCGCTCCGCGAACCTGGCGGGCTAAGAGCGGTCAGGACGAGGTGAAACAGAGGGAGCAACTCGGCCACGACCATCTCGACACCAAAGCGCGAAGCAAACAGTCGGAGAAACCCACCAGTAGTCTCTATTCGCGGGAGCGTTTTGAGGAACTCAAGAGTAGAGCTCGGCAGGGTCTCGGCGCTGCTACGGGCCCCGACTCTAGCGATAGCCTCAACATCCCCGCGCTGGTACCTGGCATCGAGGATGTGCCCATTCGCTCCATCGAGACCGATGACAGGCCCGCGGGCCGGTCGCCGCTGAGGAGCGCCAAGAACCGGTCACCGCACAAGAGCTTTGGCTGGGGCGACTTCGATGAAGACTTTACGGGAGGCGACTTGCAGATATCCGACAGCCCTAGGATCAAAGTCGGAAGCAACAAGCCTTTTGCGCACCGCCCGTCGCTGATCAGCagcgaggagaagctcgccatCCGTTCACCCACACGCCTGACCCAGCCCGGCTCGCACAATACCAAGCTGGACGAAATTAGGGATCGTGAGCGCGAGTTGACGAGCAAGGTGCTTGCTGAGGGCCCCCAGCCGAGACAGCGAAACTCTCATTTGGACGAGATCCGCGCACGCGAAAAGCTGGCGGAGCAGCAGATACCCGTTCCAAACCGAAATTTGCCGCGCCCAAAGAATACcaagctcgacgacatccgcCAACGCGAGAATGAAGGCCTTTCGCGAAAAGCTtgggccgcggcgcgtcTCGAAGAAATTCGAGAGCAAAATTCCATGTCACGCTCACtgtcgcccgaggaggcAAGGCCACAGTCAAGCGGCGAGGTGCAGGCAAAGACACCGGGGAGAATAGCCACCCGGTCCAAGTCGACATacgaaggaggaggcgagagGATACCCGATACGCCTGTCACCGTCTACAAGAACCAGCGCACCACGGGTCTGGTAGCCAGAGCCGAACCAtccacggccgcgggcggaggcCCTGCCACTGAGAACCCGGACAAGAACTCGGATTCGTACGACTGGCTACGACGGCTGGCGCGGGCCACGAGCGAGAGCCCTCTTCCTGAAGCCGAAGGCAAGCAGAAAGCCGAACGGAAACCTGAGCAGCCGCGCAGTGAGCAAgacacggccgacgacaGGCTGCCGAAGCCGGtgccctcgaggcggccTTCCAGCGACGAGCGCAAGCCAGCCTTGAGCACGACCACCAACGGCAGAAACGACAATCCACGGCTGACGGTGGGCTTCGCCGGTATTCCGCGAGAGCAGTCGAGCGACTCAGCTAAGAGCAAGAGGTCAAGCCTGCACTCGGACCAGGATCCGACAGACAGATACGACTCGGAGATGAAACTGTTTGCTCCTCACGATAACCACTCAGAGCGGGGCTCTGtccgcgcgccgtcgccgccgccggaatCAGACGTCGAGGACAAGGTTACGGAGGCAACACCTAAGCCGCCGAGACCCGACCCATTGACCATGCCGACGCCCAAGGTCACGGGGGCCTACGTTGAAACTCCTGCTACCATGAAGGTCGACAGGCTGCCGGAGGACGCCACGATACCAAACGCGGCAGGCGGCAAAGTTCAGCCTCTCGCAATTTTCGGGGATAAAAAGGCGGGCATCGCGCGGAGAAGCCAAGACTACGACTCGGCATCCGACCCAGGTGTAGGCGACAAGAGGGACAGcgaagcgacgacgaccaagagACGGCCCCGATCCCGGTCGCTGCCGCGTCGCAGGCCGCCTCTCAAGAACTCAGCCAAGCCTCCGTCCGTACGcgacgacctgctcgagTTGCAGCGGATGCACAACATTGACGATTCAACCATGGACGACCTAGAGGATATTTTGACGGGCCGCAAGGCGGCGTCCCCGAAGCTGGAGCAGATCCTAAAGGAAATTCCCCCGAGCGCGGACAAGCCCACAGTCAAGCGCGAGTCTACCGAGGAGGTAGCGCCACCAAGCAAGAAGGTCTCctccgacgaggacgaagcgGAGGGCGAGTCGGCGCTGTTTGATCGCTTGACGCAGAGACTACGGACTGGACTCCTGGGCATCCGCAGCGCGAAGATGGGCATCGAGCGGCTCGAGGATCGGTTTACACATGCCGAAAAGAGGTCCAGCTCTCCCGGCCCAGACGCAACGAAGACTCAGGCCGTCACACAACCCACCAAAGGCAACATGTACACCAAGCCGGCAAAACACGATGAGCAGTGCCCCGATTGTCTGGCGAAACCAGGCCCTGAGGCATCATATATTCACCTCCCCATCCCGCGCCTGTACACAACCACGCCACAATTCCGCTTCACCTTGATAGGACTTGTGCTGTTCATTCTCTCGATTTGGTACGCGGCCGAGTCGGCCATGTGCGCTCGATACTGCCGCCCAACGTCGTGCTCGCCTTCCAAGCCGTGCATCTTCTCATACGACGACCCCACATTCGGCTCTGCCCTGCCAGTTAAGCTCGACCAGTGGACGACCGGGGGCCACGGACGGGAGTTGGTCGCGTGGGCGGCAGAGGAGTTGGGCGACTGGGCTGCCGACGTGGAGGATGCGCTGCGGGGGCGACACATCACCGACGTGCCGCTCCAAGGGATGCCGACGgagcagaggcggcggcacaggcggcggctgctcaaGAAGGGTTTTCTCCGGCCACCACCGGATCCGAcgcccgagcagcaggccaCGTGGGACTCCTGGCGGCAGACGCGACTGGCTAGAGAGCGCGCAGAGGAGGCGCGCGAAATGGGTTACGAGGTGGCCGCCGATGAGTTCGagtacgccgccgccgtcggggacGACCAGCCCGCGTGGGACTGA
- a CDS encoding uncharacterized protein (TransMembrane:7 (o12-31i43-62o74-97i118-138o150-170i190-209o221-245i)~EggNog:ENOG503P4MA), which translates to MSRPLDFYDRVAIATIVVFSLYLIGGVWLCVKHGFHKSSGWRFLIILALARLIGSSLRLATINDPTNDSLYVGWLVLNGLGFGPLVAMLMGLLTRVFEGISETRSGGGFVFRVAYQKPVELLMLTGLILVIVGGTQSTFSTVGEAPKVDYAALTVAGIAIFVAVTGILLLEEALAAASWACVPRGERRIVATVGATLPFVVVRLVYACLEVFGDVTPTRGMYVGMFVVMEMVVVLMCEVLGFTLGKRPPSTQGSRWPRGMSSLGRPDMEHHREGQVRDEPRKLFSRF; encoded by the coding sequence ATGTCGCGCCCCCTCGACTTCTAcgaccgcgtcgccatcgccaccatcgtcgtcttctccctgtacctcatcggcggcgtgTGGCTCTGCGTCAAGCACGGCTTCCACAAGTCGTCGGGCTGGCGcttcctcatcatcctcgccctcgcccggctCATCGGCTCGAGCCTGCGCCTCGCGACCATCAACGACCCGACCAACGACAGCCTCTACGTCGGGTGGTTGGTGCTCAACGGGCTGGGGTTCGgcccgctcgtcgccatgctgATGGGCCTGTTGACGCGCGTCTTCGAGGGCATCTCCGAGACccgtagcggcggcgggtttGTCTTCCGGGTGGCGTACCAAaagcccgtcgagctgctcatGCTGACGGGCCTgatcctcgtcatcgtcggcggcacgcaGTCGACCTTTTCCACCGTCGGCGAAGCGCCCAAGGTCGACTACGCGGCGCTGACGGTCGCgggcatcgccatcttcgtcgccgtcacgggcatcctgctgctcgaagaggccctcgcggcggcgagctgggcgtgcgtgccgcgCGGGGAGCGCCGCATCGTTGCCACCGTGGGTGCGACGCTGccgttcgtcgtcgtgcgcctCGTGTACGCGTGCCTCGAGGTCTTTGGCGACGTGACGCCCACGCGCGGCATGTACGTCGGCATGTTTGTCGTCATGGAGATGGTCGTCGTCTTGATGTGCGAGGTGCTGGGCTTCACGCTCGGTAAGCGCCCGCCGTCTACGCAGGGAAGCCGGTGGCCGCGCGGGATGTCTAGCCTGGGCCGGCCAGATATGGAGCACCATCGGGAGGGGCAGGTGCGTGACGAGCCGCGGAAGCTGTTTTCGCGGTTCTGA
- a CDS encoding uncharacterized protein (EggNog:ENOG503P9GZ) has protein sequence MSSRKRKQEEEEEEELVSLPEDDDGEEEEEYISTGDEEDDVEEDEEEEDEEGDEEDEEEDGGDGEEANGDDAGEKPKNGVKDHVSKPPAKKQKTTDASTEEVTNGDAVANDAEDAEEDGAADEDAAVTTKDAPAAPVKATEKTVEAEPEAVAAGGDDDEE, from the exons ATGTCTTCCCGCAAGAGAAagcaggaagaggaagaggaggaagagctgGTCTCCCTccccgaagacgacgatggtgaggaggaagagga GTACATCTCCACtggtgacgaggaagacgatgttgaggaggacgaagaggaggaggatgaggagggtgatgaagaggacgaagaggaagacggcggcgacggggaggaggccaacggcgacgatgccggtgAGAAGCCCAAGAACGGCGTCAAGG ACCACGTCTCGAAACCACCCGCCAAGAAGCAAAAGACAACCGACGCCTCTACCGAGGAGGTCACCAacggtgatgccgtcgccaacgacgccgaggacgccgaggaagacggcgcggcAGATGAGGACGCCGCTGTTACCACCAAGGATGCCCCCGCGGCACCCGTCAAGGCGACGGAGAAgaccgtcgaggccgagcccgaggctgttgcggcgggcggcgatgacgacgaggagtaA